The Desulfurococcaceae archaeon DNA window AGCAGGTCTATGCGTTCATCGTACGCGACCTTAAAATCGTTGTAGCCGATAAGGTGACGTTATTCTGGCTCTTAGCGTGGCCCATACTCTGGATCATACTAGTAGCATACATATTCGTACCTCCAGGAGCTACATCACCCGTAAAACTCGCCGTGGGAGTGGTAAACTATGATACTGAAGTAGAGGGGCTAAACTTCACGAGCGCCCACTTCGTGGAGATAATGTCAAAGGTAAGGTACGGAGGGGAGCAGATCTTCAATGTGAAGAACTACAGTGATGAAGCTTCACTAATTAGCGACTTGAGGAGTGGCAAGCTAGACGCGGGGATAGTGATCCCCGCGAACTTCTCGTTGAATCTAACAGTTGGCACTGCTAGAATGGAGGTTTTCATCGGCGCCAGGGATCCTTACTCAGCCTCCATCAGCTACAGCGTAATTAGTGGCTTTCTAAACGAGTTCTCGCATAGAGTAGGCTTAATTAAAGCCAACGTTACGCTATTCTATTTCGAGGAGTCATTGAAGTACATCAATCAAAGCTACGTCCTGCCGGGTACGACCCTCTCAGAGTTCGTGGAGATTATTAGGGCATATATCTACGGCATAGCATCGCCGCTGAATGTTACGTACGAAGAGGTTAAGCCCGAGGCGCTCGCCACCAGGGCTAATATCATTGGCTGGTATACCATCGGGGCAATCGGCATGATGTTCCTTTACATGGGCTTTTCGCGAGGAGCCACAGCCGTTTACGAGGAGAAAGCTTATGGCACGCTTAGAAGAATATTGGCGTCGCCCATAACGCCGCGCGTGCTGGTCACAGCGCTGATGCTGTCAAACATGGTTATTTTACTCGTATCAGCCCCCCTAATACTGCTAGCGGGAGTATACATCGCTGGTGCGAACATATCGTTCAACCCCACTAACCCCGCTCACTGGCTCATACCGCTACTCCTCATTGTGGTAGCCTACATGAGCATTGGAATAGGGCTTGTTCTCTCACTATTTACCAAAACATTGAGAGGCGGAGCTAGCCTTGGCACTGTACTCGGATTAGTACTGTCGTTCACGGCAGGGATATGGTTTCCGAGGACGTGGATGCCTTCGTGGCTGCGATTAGTGGCCGACTACTTCCCCCCCACATGGGTTATTGACACCATTAGGAACATTGTGATATACGGTGCTGGTCTCAACGACGTGTGGATAGACCTGGCCAAGATACTGCTTGCGCTAATAACCGTTATTCACGTGAATATAGCTGTTTATAAAGTAAAGATAAGAAGCGTAATTACAAGTTATTGAGAGTACTGAGGAAAACATTCGACCCATCAACGATCATGTAGGTGATGGGCTCAGAACTCAAGACCGTCATCACTCTGCAGCCAACCCGAGCGCTCATCACTAGTTACTTGACCTCTGTTAAAAATAGGCTTGGCGGGCTTATCAAGCTTACCGCTCCGTAGTATAGTATTACGTTCTCCTCTGTTGCTCCGGCACGTAGTATGGGCAGAGCTTCCTATAAACGCAATAAGTGCACTCCCAGCTGTAACGTGGATGGTAACAATCTTCAACGAGGCCCCTGGCTTCTAGTTCCAGGTCAATGGGCTTTCTAGTCACGGAGTATTCTACTACCTTGTCCGGTGTTATGTACACTAAGATTCCCTGCTCAAACCCGGTAAGCTCTAGGTATATGTTTAACTGCTTGATGTGGTGTTCCTTTGGAATGCCCATTGAGGATCTCGCTGTCTTCACTTCTATTACAACCCCACCAGCCCTGTCAATGGCGTCTACTCTCCCCTTAATGGTGTACACCTTGTCATCTAACCTAATGGTCCTGGAGACCTCCACTTCAACCTCGATACCCTTTTCCTTGAATAGTGTTTCCATGCCCCAGTGAGCTATGCTACCTAGCGCTACAACAGGCTCGAACGTTAACGTTAGCTCCGGGTAGTGCTTCCTCATGTGGAACTTGTGCGTGCATAGTACTAGGTCTGTTACGTAGATTACGTACGGGCTTCTGGCCTCTTCAAGCTTGCTGAGCTGCTCGCTCACAATCTTCTCATACATTAGTTTGACCACGATGTTACTAGATCTGTACAAGCTCGTCCAGCCCCTAGTACTCTTACGCGGTGAAGTGGTCAATAAGCTTTTATGGACTGTTCGTCTCAAATGCTTAGTCTACTCGACTCTAGGTCGGCATTTACCGGTTTCGAGGCATATTTCAAGGTACGTCTTATCGATAGTGCTGATAGCGGTGTTCCTTTCGATTTTCCCAAGTAGGTCGTTTAGCTTAGTGACATCCTCCATCCTATCCAGCTCAACTTCCAGGAAGAACCCTACACCGAACAGTGTATCTAGTGTAGCCTTCATTCGGGGGGCTTTGTAAAGCTCACGCATCTTAGCAAACTCGGCTATAGGCTTAAATCCGAGCTTCTCCACGATGCTTCTTAGAGTAGTCCACGCTAATTCGTCAACGACTATTTCCAGCTCTGTTCTAATTTTAAGCCCGGTGATACCACGTTCCCTAGGGCCTTTATACGATACTGCATAGTGCGAGCTAGCATTGCATTTTCTTGTCCTAAACCTCAACGCTTCATCGGTTTTAACAAAGTCTCTGCAAGGATGCGCATAGTATATGTCTACCTCTAGGCAGGTATCTTCGTACTCGAAGCCATGCGAAGTTAAGACTCTTCTCGCTACCTCGGGATCGCGTATAGCTAGCTTAACCTCCAGCTCCTTTTCCTCGTGCATGCTTACACCTAGGTTGACGCCCCAGAAAACCTTTCCAGTGTTTTAGTAGCTATTTCAAGGGCCTTTCTGTACAGCGAGGGCGGGGTTGACGTGTGGTGCTCGTAAGTCTGCTCTATTCCGCGTAAACCGTGAACGAATGCCACTATGCCTCTTTGCAACCCGGCCCCGTAACCGCCTTCAAGCACTATGAGGGTTGGAGCTTTCAACCTTCTTATGAGCCTTCCAAGACTGTAAAAGGAGGTTTCCGTTAACCTGAGGTCTGCCAGCCCATCGTCTTCGAACGCGTCGAAACCAGCTGACACGACCAGCGCATCTGGCGAGTACTTTTCAAACAGATCTGAGACCATGGGTAAAATGCTCATGAAGAGGTCGTCGCCGCCTGCGGGAGGTAACACGATGTTTAACTTGAACCCGTACCCCTCGCCTTCACCTAGTTCTTCCGGGTACCCGGTGTGCGGGTATAGTGTACTAGGGTCCTGGTGGAAGTCAACTTGCAAAATCCGTTCCTTATAAAGTAGCTCCATCGTGCCGTTTCCATGGTGTGCATCGAAATCCAGTACCGCGATCTTACTAAAACCCCTGTCTTTAAACCCCTCTACTGCGGCTACTGCGTTATTCATGAGGCAGAAGCCCTGCGTGGGTGCACCCAGTGCTTTACCCCTCTTACCTGCATGGTGTCCTGGTGGACGAGAAATCATGAAAACAGCGTCTTCATCACTCGCATACCTGTATGCAAGGTATAGTGTTGCGAGCGCGAGTTTTAAGCTATCCTTGGTAATGTACGTGTCTTCGTCTATTGTCGCGCTGGCGCTCCGAGAAAGCGTTATTAAGCGCTCCACGTAGTCCTTGGCGTGCACCCTACACGCAATTCTAAAACCTTCTTTGAAATCCACCTGTTCACCACTTACATCGCTGAATTCTACACCAAAAGATGTCAGCGCTCTCCGTATTCTTACGACGCGGTTCGGGTTTTCCGGGTGCTCGAACCCCGGTTTATGCATGTACGTCGACTCTCTTACAATTAGCACCTTCACGGAAAGCACCTTAAGATGTGTAAAAGAGCGCCTGGTATAGCGTTCCAACCAGGTTTTTCTTGTCGATATCTTTCGGAACCCTCACTATTGCCAGGTTCGGGTGACCGGCTATGTCCAAGGCAATGCCTTCAGCGAGCAGGTACTTAGCAACACGATAGGCCCTTCCGCCCGGTGCCTTGATGATTAGCAATGCGTAGCCCCTATTAGTGCTGGCTAGCATAGCCACGGGGGCTTTAAGTATTAGTGATAGCTTTGATGCGAGCGCGGTTGCACCCCGTTTTTTCCAGGCATGACGTGCATCTACAAACCGAAGGTCTCCAACTTTGACGGCTGTCACCGCGAGCCCCATTGCGATCTCCGTGACCTCCTTGTCCCTCTCCTCAATTATCTTCTTCACGGTGCTCCAAGTCGACTCATTTAACGGCATTGGTGAAGGCGTGGGGTCTGCGAGCCAGTTTATAGTCTTCAACCACAGCTCCTCGTTTCTAACCGCCGTTAGCGCCTTGGAAATCATTTTTGCGAGCTCGAACAGCTTCATTAACCTCTCGGGTATCCGCTTACCCGCATCCATGTACTTTATTACCTCTACGAACTCGCGTAGCTTTGCATGTACGCTTACACCGTGCCTCACGATCTCCTCGTACAGGAGAGTAGAGGTTGGTTTCTTGTAATCAACTATGACCTCGTCGAATACGTTTTTCAACTCGCTGGCTTTCTGAACGCTCGCGATGTGGTGGTCTATGAACACTGCCCGTGAAGTCCCGAAGTGTGCTTTAAGGAGTTTAGTTATGTTCCCAAGCACTTCGCTATAGGGTATATCCAGGAAGAACACGGCCTCGTAGCCTCCTTTAATCTGCGAAAGTATGTACTTTATTTTATCTGGGTCTACGGGGATTTTTTCGAGGACCGCGCTGCCCTCTAACGGGTACCTCTTAGCGTGTTCCTGGCTATACGCTAAAAGCGCCACTGCCACCACGCCATCCGCATCCCAGTCTCCTAGTACGAGTACTCGTTTCTCCTCCAAGGTGTAAGCACCTCTAGGGCCAGCCTAGTCAGTTATGTAAAACTGTTTTAGGTGTAATAACTATTCGAGGGTAAAATTTTGAAGTACATCGCCGACATAGTTGAAGAGCTAAGGCGCGGCGTCTCAAAAGGACTTAGGATTACCAAGGAAGACGTAGCTAGTAAGCCGGTTGAGCTCTTAGACGAGGCCCCCGAGAGGCAGGTAGAGGTGCTTGAAGGGCCCCTGGTAAAGGGCCTTGAAGTAATGCACCGTAAACCCGTATCGGATGTCTTCGCGCTTGACAGCGGTTCGAGGGTCATCGAAACCCCATACGTGTTCATAGCCGTAGGTGCCGGGAGCGTTTTCAGCAGGTTCAGCGGGAGGGGCATTGACGTCCCGCACACGGCATCCATACTGGGGCTTGAAGAGCCTCTTTGTAAACACATAGTCGTCGTACCCGAAGTAGAGCTCGGAGAAGGCGATGCGAGTGCTTTAAAAAGCCTGCCAGGAGTGCTCTCCAGCAATCCCATTGGGGTACCGTATACGAGCGAGTACAATAAACACCTCATACTAGTAGAACTTAGGCTAGCGGTGGAGAATTGCATTCTCAGCTTGTTTCACGAATCCAGACATTGCGAACCCGGTACAGTCGTGTTCGTTGACGGACCTCTCATCTACCCTCTACACGTTTCGGGGGAGATCGGGGTCCCAGGTAAAGATAGGGCAAGGATGTACCTAGAGGGCCTTCGCGAATTAAATATGCTGAGGGTTAGGACGTTAACAAAACTGGTGGAGAAAGGCATCGTGGTTATAGGTATCGTGAAAAGGCTTCTAAGAAGCTATTACCTGTCCAGCCTAGACCCGGCTAGACTATCTTTGAGCAAGGTTAACGATGAAGTGTACGTCTTAACCTTACTAGCAGGTAGGGGCTACGCGTCCGATAAACCGCTCCTCATAGGACCTGTAAAGGTAAAGCACGACGTGGAGAAGATGAATAGAATCGTGTGGTACGTTGTCATGCCCAGGCGGTTATACCCCTTAGCAAGCGGTCTAGGTAACCACGTCGTGTACCGCGTTGAAATACCTGAAAACAAATCATACACTAGCGAAGAGGCGCTGAACCACGTCTTCTACGACAGCGTTTACACCGGTTCACTACTACCTTTAAGCCTACTCGCGGTGGACCGTAGAGTTAAGAAAATCACCAGTTCCATAGTTACATACCTGCTCTACATGACGGGCCTTCCAGAGGAATCAACGGGTCAGTATATAAGCATTTTATGAAAAATCTACAGGAAGGAGGGTTCAACTCCTTGAACTCGCACAGTATACTTAAATCGCTCGAAGACAGGCTCCAAACAGCTATAAAAATAGCGAGTAGTCTCGGCGAAATAGTCGGTTACGTTTCAAGGACAAGCCCCTCGTACATAGACGAGGAGGGGGGTTACGTAGTATTTGACGTGGACCCGGTTATGTACTTCCAGAATTTCCTTTCACTAGCGCAGGCTGGAAGCGTTCTTGGAGTGGTCGACATCAAGTCCCTTGACATGGTTAGCTTAAAGGTAATAGGTGTTGAGAGGAAAGACATACTTGCCGAGCTAGACCTGCCAGACATGTACTTACCAATGCCACACGCAGAGGCTTCAGGACTTTTGACGAAAACGCGCATTAAAGCCAAACCACTACTAGCATATAACCTAGAGAAGGGTGAAGTGATCGCAGCAAACTACGTCATCGAGCCGCAGAGCCCCGTGGTGCTGCTTAAGGACCCCAACATAATACAGAAGATCATGGGGTTGCCCTCGGAGGGTGTATTCCTAGGCTATGCCACGGTAGGTGATACCCCTGCGTTCGGCGGCAACGCCCTCCTTTTCCTACCTCTTAAAGCACTATATCAGCATGTACTGGTCCTTGGCACTACTGGTAGCGGTAAGACAACTCTACTTAAAAACATGATCGCGTCTATGTACTGCGGTTATAAATTGAACAATGAAAAGGTAAGTGTCGTCGTGTTCGATCCCAACAAAGACTACGTTACAATGCCCTTAAAGCCCTTGTGGAGCCCCGTAATAGGCATTTCCGAGGAAGAGCTTGAGCTGGCTAGGAAGGTGCGTAGCAGTGTAAAAGGTGTTCAGGGGGTAATCGTGCTACTTCCTATAACCAGAAACGTAGTTGAAGAACAGGGGGAAAAAGCCGAGAACTGGGCGCGGGTGCTCAAATCTATTTCAGAGGATTACTTAAACAGCGTACTCGGGCCAGTCACTAGCAGGTTTGAGTGGAACTACGAGGTGAAGGAGCTAGAAGTAGCCGAGGAGCCTACTTCACAAGGAATATTGAGGTTCGTAAGATCAAAAGTACTGGTAAACTACGGCACTGAAGTCGACGAAATAGAATACTACATTATTCCCTACGCTCTCAGGTTCGCAGATTTCACTCCGCGCGAATTAATAGCGCTTAACCCCTACTTTACGCGGCAAGCCAAAGACGCATTGCAAAGAGTCCTCCACGCCCTTACCGCGAAGAACGCGCACCTCGAAACCATATACGATCTTTACGAGGCGCTGAAGGAGGCTAGGTTCAGGATGGATGAGAGGCAAAGCAGGCAGAGGGGCATAGTACTGGACCCCAATAGAGAGTACGTTGTTGAAATAGTCCGTGACTTAGCAATACATAAAAGCACGTTGGAAAACATGATCAGGCAGGTCGCCGCGATAATAGACACTGGGATATTCGACGTCTACGTTAGGGGCCACGGAGAAAGCAAGTATCTTCACGAACCACCAGTAGGAGGTATGCTCGAAAAGCACTTTGAGGTCTTTAAAGGCTACCCCATAGTAGTGGACTTGGAGTACCTCCAAGTACACTCGCGAGCAGACCCTGAGAAGACGATTAGCATAGTTGCGTTCAGAATACTCAATAAGATCTTCGAATGGAAGCTTTTACAAAGTAGACTTAAACTCGAAACTCGGCCGGTGTTCATGTTCATAGACGAAGCACACAGATTCTTCCCGAGTAGAGGGGGAGGAGTAGAAGAGTACTTGGAGAACGTCTCGGGCATGATAGATAGAATTGCAAGGCTCGGCAGGGCTAGAAAACTTGGCCTCGTATTCAGTACCCATAGTCCAAAAGATGTGCACGACATCATATTGCAGTTGACGAATACAAAGATCATCTTGAGAACCGATAAAACGCATCTCGCGAGCTTAGACCTGCCTAGTGAGTATAGGGACTTCATAACGCGGGTTAGCGATAGGGTTGGAGTTATTAAGAGCCACGTACTCAGGCTAGGATACGCGTTGTTTAAAACACCCCTACCATTAGTAGGGCATTATGACTTGTCGGCACTAACGTGAACTTTCAGGGCTTTCCAAGTATACAGAAATCTCTGCAAAACTGTAATCCCAGTGAGTATAGTGAAAGCAACGTAAGAGTAGTAAGCTACATCCCTGTAGAAATCTATTAAAAGCGCCGATACAGCAAGCGCTAGCACTCTCTCAGCTCTTTCCATAAGTCCCACGCCAGCAAGCTGCATTCCCAGACTTTCACCCCTAGCCCTCGCGTAGCTGATAAGGTACGAGAAGACTAGAAACAGCACCACGACGTAGACGTTGATACCTAGTTCGATGAAGGAGAGTGCGAACAGGGCTTCACAGATCCTGTCGATAAACGAGTCTAGGAAGGCACCGCGCCTCGATGCCGTTCCCTTCAACCTCGCTAAAGCCCCGTCTAAGGAGTCTATGAAGCCCGAGAGGAGAACTACTAGTGAAAGCGCGAGCCCGGACCCGTACACTAAGACCGTGAAAAAGCCCAGCAACGCCACTATGAGAGAAATCACTGTAAGCTCATCGGGCGAGAACCCTAGCTTTGATGCATAAAGAGCTACGGTGTTAATGGATCCTTCTACCCTATTCCGCAACCTGTTCAACAATGCAGTTACCACCACATACTTCTTTACACATCCTTAGCATCACTAGCGCGTCCTGCTCTAGTACAGGGCTTTCACTTATTATAACGGCATCCACGCCGTTTTCGCAGAGAGTTGAACACACGTGCACGAAGTCGGGTCCATAGCCCTCTTCCGAAAGAGTGTGGTGCTCTCTCTCGCCGCCTTTACCGTATCCTATCTTTGAGAAGTGCACGTGAAGTGGTTTGAGCGCCCACGAGCCTAGCCTCTTCTCGATCAACTCTATGACTTTGAGAACGTCTTCTTTGGACACTATGAACTTACCGCCGCTCCTGGCATATATGTGGGCGAAGTCTACTACTGGTCTAACTCCTTCTAGGTTTTCCGAGATTTCCACAACTTCATTCAGGTCTCCTACCTGGCTCGTCTTACCGGTTGTTTCAGGCCCGAGCCAGACCTCCTTGGCCCCTACTTGAACTCGATATTCTATGACGCTTTCAAGGCTCTCCTTGACCTTGAAAAGGGCGTCTCTTTTCGAAAGGGCGTCTTTGTAGTAACCTGGGTGAAATACGACTACATACGCATTCATCCAGTACGCGGCTTCCACCGATTCGTTTAACCTCTTTATGCTAGCCTCCACGACGTCCCTCTTACCCGCTAAGTTTATGAAGTAGGGTGCGTGTAGGCTTAGCCTCACCCCGTTCGCTCTCGCCTCCGCACCAAGTGCTCTCGCCTTATCCTCT harbors:
- a CDS encoding ABC transporter permease, translating into MTWIKQVYAFIVRDLKIVVADKVTLFWLLAWPILWIILVAYIFVPPGATSPVKLAVGVVNYDTEVEGLNFTSAHFVEIMSKVRYGGEQIFNVKNYSDEASLISDLRSGKLDAGIVIPANFSLNLTVGTARMEVFIGARDPYSASISYSVISGFLNEFSHRVGLIKANVTLFYFEESLKYINQSYVLPGTTLSEFVEIIRAYIYGIASPLNVTYEEVKPEALATRANIIGWYTIGAIGMMFLYMGFSRGATAVYEEKAYGTLRRILASPITPRVLVTALMLSNMVILLVSAPLILLAGVYIAGANISFNPTNPAHWLIPLLLIVVAYMSIGIGLVLSLFTKTLRGGASLGTVLGLVLSFTAGIWFPRTWMPSWLRLVADYFPPTWVIDTIRNIVIYGAGLNDVWIDLAKILLALITVIHVNIAVYKVKIRSVITSY
- the cas4 gene encoding CRISPR-associated protein Cas4, which codes for MYRSSNIVVKLMYEKIVSEQLSKLEEARSPYVIYVTDLVLCTHKFHMRKHYPELTLTFEPVVALGSIAHWGMETLFKEKGIEVEVEVSRTIRLDDKVYTIKGRVDAIDRAGGVVIEVKTARSSMGIPKEHHIKQLNIYLELTGFEQGILVYITPDKVVEYSVTRKPIDLELEARGLVEDCYHPRYSWECTYCVYRKLCPYYVPEQQRRT
- the cyaB gene encoding class IV adenylate cyclase; amino-acid sequence: MHEEKELEVKLAIRDPEVARRVLTSHGFEYEDTCLEVDIYYAHPCRDFVKTDEALRFRTRKCNASSHYAVSYKGPRERGITGLKIRTELEIVVDELAWTTLRSIVEKLGFKPIAEFAKMRELYKAPRMKATLDTLFGVGFFLEVELDRMEDVTKLNDLLGKIERNTAISTIDKTYLEICLETGKCRPRVE
- a CDS encoding histone deacetylase family protein, producing the protein MKVLIVRESTYMHKPGFEHPENPNRVVRIRRALTSFGVEFSDVSGEQVDFKEGFRIACRVHAKDYVERLITLSRSASATIDEDTYITKDSLKLALATLYLAYRYASDEDAVFMISRPPGHHAGKRGKALGAPTQGFCLMNNAVAAVEGFKDRGFSKIAVLDFDAHHGNGTMELLYKERILQVDFHQDPSTLYPHTGYPEELGEGEGYGFKLNIVLPPAGGDDLFMSILPMVSDLFEKYSPDALVVSAGFDAFEDDGLADLRLTETSFYSLGRLIRRLKAPTLIVLEGGYGAGLQRGIVAFVHGLRGIEQTYEHHTSTPPSLYRKALEIATKTLERFSGAST
- a CDS encoding phosphoesterase translates to MEEKRVLVLGDWDADGVVAVALLAYSQEHAKRYPLEGSAVLEKIPVDPDKIKYILSQIKGGYEAVFFLDIPYSEVLGNITKLLKAHFGTSRAVFIDHHIASVQKASELKNVFDEVIVDYKKPTSTLLYEEIVRHGVSVHAKLREFVEVIKYMDAGKRIPERLMKLFELAKMISKALTAVRNEELWLKTINWLADPTPSPMPLNESTWSTVKKIIEERDKEVTEIAMGLAVTAVKVGDLRFVDARHAWKKRGATALASKLSLILKAPVAMLASTNRGYALLIIKAPGGRAYRVAKYLLAEGIALDIAGHPNLAIVRVPKDIDKKNLVGTLYQALFYTS
- a CDS encoding DNA double-strand break repair nuclease NurA, producing MKYIADIVEELRRGVSKGLRITKEDVASKPVELLDEAPERQVEVLEGPLVKGLEVMHRKPVSDVFALDSGSRVIETPYVFIAVGAGSVFSRFSGRGIDVPHTASILGLEEPLCKHIVVVPEVELGEGDASALKSLPGVLSSNPIGVPYTSEYNKHLILVELRLAVENCILSLFHESRHCEPGTVVFVDGPLIYPLHVSGEIGVPGKDRARMYLEGLRELNMLRVRTLTKLVEKGIVVIGIVKRLLRSYYLSSLDPARLSLSKVNDEVYVLTLLAGRGYASDKPLLIGPVKVKHDVEKMNRIVWYVVMPRRLYPLASGLGNHVVYRVEIPENKSYTSEEALNHVFYDSVYTGSLLPLSLLAVDRRVKKITSSIVTYLLYMTGLPEESTGQYISIL
- a CDS encoding DUF87 domain-containing protein yields the protein MNSHSILKSLEDRLQTAIKIASSLGEIVGYVSRTSPSYIDEEGGYVVFDVDPVMYFQNFLSLAQAGSVLGVVDIKSLDMVSLKVIGVERKDILAELDLPDMYLPMPHAEASGLLTKTRIKAKPLLAYNLEKGEVIAANYVIEPQSPVVLLKDPNIIQKIMGLPSEGVFLGYATVGDTPAFGGNALLFLPLKALYQHVLVLGTTGSGKTTLLKNMIASMYCGYKLNNEKVSVVVFDPNKDYVTMPLKPLWSPVIGISEEELELARKVRSSVKGVQGVIVLLPITRNVVEEQGEKAENWARVLKSISEDYLNSVLGPVTSRFEWNYEVKELEVAEEPTSQGILRFVRSKVLVNYGTEVDEIEYYIIPYALRFADFTPRELIALNPYFTRQAKDALQRVLHALTAKNAHLETIYDLYEALKEARFRMDERQSRQRGIVLDPNREYVVEIVRDLAIHKSTLENMIRQVAAIIDTGIFDVYVRGHGESKYLHEPPVGGMLEKHFEVFKGYPIVVDLEYLQVHSRADPEKTISIVAFRILNKIFEWKLLQSRLKLETRPVFMFIDEAHRFFPSRGGGVEEYLENVSGMIDRIARLGRARKLGLVFSTHSPKDVHDIILQLTNTKIILRTDKTHLASLDLPSEYRDFITRVSDRVGVIKSHVLRLGYALFKTPLPLVGHYDLSALT
- a CDS encoding CDP-alcohol phosphatidyltransferase family protein, translated to MNRLRNRVEGSINTVALYASKLGFSPDELTVISLIVALLGFFTVLVYGSGLALSLVVLLSGFIDSLDGALARLKGTASRRGAFLDSFIDRICEALFALSFIELGINVYVVVLFLVFSYLISYARARGESLGMQLAGVGLMERAERVLALAVSALLIDFYRDVAYYSYVAFTILTGITVLQRFLYTWKALKVHVSADKS
- a CDS encoding TIM barrel protein, which produces MPHYWFGPAGKPITLKSANILRAPAFLREMGLNAMEYEAVRGVNIREDKARALGAEARANGVRLSLHAPYFINLAGKRDVVEASIKRLNESVEAAYWMNAYVVVFHPGYYKDALSKRDALFKVKESLESVIEYRVQVGAKEVWLGPETTGKTSQVGDLNEVVEISENLEGVRPVVDFAHIYARSGGKFIVSKEDVLKVIELIEKRLGSWALKPLHVHFSKIGYGKGGEREHHTLSEEGYGPDFVHVCSTLCENGVDAVIISESPVLEQDALVMLRMCKEVCGGNCIVEQVAE